The genomic segment CGGCCTGCAGGGCACACGCCAGCGCCACCTCGTAGCCACCGGTGGCCTCCATTACCACCAGGCCCACATCCAGGGGCTGCAAAAGCGCTGCAAGGGCCGAGTGGCCTTCAGCATCGTTGGTAAACCGCTGGGCCCCGCTCTTGGGCTCCAGCACACAGACATCGATGTGCGCCTTGGCTACGTCGATGCCCACCGTCATTGAGGTAACAGACATGATCTTCAGATCCCTTGCTTGTGCATGCGCGCTCAAGCTTGGCGCGCGTAACCGTTCGGGCTTCACGAAGACCAGCGCGGCGGCCGTGCGTTCTGTACTCAGTCACGGGCTCCATCACCCCAGCCGCTACCAAACTGCACGGGCCCGTCTGGCCGCCTCAACGGCGTTCAGACTCTACCGCGCTGGGCCGGTTTAAAGATACAAGCCGCCCCGCAGCGACGAACGCAGGGCCATGCGCGCCAAGGACGGGCAATGGATTTTTCCGGTTTCATCGTTCAACTGCTCAACGGACTGGCGGGGGCCTCCTCGCTGTTCCTGGTGAGCGCCGGGCTGTCGCTGATCTTCGGGGTCACGCGCATCGTGAACTTTGCCCATGGCTCGTTCTTCATGCTGGGCATCTTCATGGCCTATTCGCTGGCCGCCCTGCTGGGCCAGCGCCTGGGTTTTTGGCCCGCGCTGCTGCTGGCGGCGCTGGCGACGGGGGCGCTCGGGGCGCTGGTGGAAGTCCTGCTGCTGCGCCGCATCTACCGCGCGCCGGAACTGTTCCAACTGCTGGCCACGTTTGCGCTGGTGCTGATCATCAAGGACGCGGTGCTGTGGTTCTGGGGGCCCGAGGAACTGCTCGGCCCGCGCGCGCCGGGCCTGTCGGGCGCGGTCGATATCCTGGGGCGGCAGTTCCCGTCTTACGATCTGTTCCTGATCGTCGTCGGGCCGGTGGTGCTGGGCCTGCTGTGGCTGCTACTCGAGCGCACGCGCTGGGGCACGCTGGTGCGCGCGGCCACGCACGACCGCGAGATGCTCGGCGCCCTGGGCGTGCGCCAGGCCCGGCTGTTCACCGCCGTGTTTGCGCTGGGCGCGTTGCTGGCCGGCCTGGGCGGCGCGCTGCAACTGCCGCGCGAGCCGGCCACGCTGGATCTGGACCTGAACACCATCGGCGCGGCCTTCGTGGTGGTGGTCGTGGGCGGCATGGGCTCGATTCCCGGCGCCTATCTGGCCGCGCTGCTGATCGCCGAGCTCAAGGCCCTGTGCATCTGGCTGGGCGTGGTCGAACTCTGGGGCTACAGCGTCTCGTTCTCCCGGCTCACGCTGGTGGTGGAGTTTCTGGTGATGGCCGTGGTGCTGGTGCTGCGCCCCTGGGGGCTGATGGGCCGGCCGCAGGGCCTGGGCCGCGCCAACGCCGCGCCCGAGGCGCCGCTGCGCGCGTCCGGGCGCTGGCAGCGCGGCGCCGGCGCCGCGCTGCTGGCCGGCCTGGTGCTCGTGCCGCTGTTTGCGGCCGGCTCGCCCTACCTGACGGTGCTGATGATCGATCTGCTGATCGCCGCGCTGTTTGCCGCCAGCCTGCACTTCATCATGGGCCCGGCGGGCATGCATTCCTTCGGCCATGCGGCCTACTTCGGCCTGGGCGCCTATGCGGCGGCCTTGCTGCTGCGCGCGGGCCTGGCGATGGAGGCCGCGCTGGCGCTGGCGCCCGTGGCTGCGGCGGCGGGGGCGCTGCTCTATGGCTGGTTTTGCGTGCGGCTGTCGGGCGTGTACCTGGCCATGCTGACGCTGGCGTTTGCGCAAATCACCTGGGCCATCTGCTACCAGTGGGATGGCGTCACCGGCGGCAGCAACGGCCTGACCGGCGTCTGGCCGGCCCCGTGGCTGGCGGGCCAGCGCAGCTACTACTACCTGACGCTGGCCCTGGTGGTGGCGGGCCTGCTGCTGCTGCGCCGGATGCTGTTCGCGCCGTTTGGCTACGCGCTGCGGGCCGGGCGGGACTCGGCGTTGCGCGCCGAGGCCATAGGCATCGATGTCCGGCGCCTGCAATGGACGGCCTTTGTCATCGCCGGGCTGTGGGCCGGCCTCAGCGGCGCGCTGTTCGCGTTCTCCAAGGGCAGCATCTCGCCCGAGACGCTGCATGTGGTGCGCTCGGTCGATGGCCTGGTGATGGTGCTGCTCGGCGGCCTGCAAACGCTGGCCGGCCCGGTGGTGGGCGCCGTCACCTTCACCTGGCTGCACGACACCGTGGCGCGCAACACCGACTACTGGCGCGCGCTGCTGGGCGCCATCATGCTGGCTTTGGTGCTGCTGTTTCCGCAGGGCATCGTCGGCGGCATCCGGCAGGGTTGGGATCGCTGGCGCGCCGGGGGTGGCGCATGAGACACATGAGCGCCGCCCGGCCGCCCGAAGGCGCTCGTACCGCAGCCGAAGGTGCTCCAGCGAGCTTGCTGACGGTGACGGGACTGGGCAAGTCCTTCGGCGCGGTCAAGGCGGTCGATGGCATCGGCTTCACGCTGGCCGCCGGCGAGTTGCTGGCGCTGATCGGGCCCAATGGGGCCGGCAAATCGACCACCTTCAACATGATCAACGGCCAGTTGTCTGCCGATACCGGCTCCATCATGCTCGACGGCCAGCCGCTGCGGGGCCGCAGGCCGCGCCAGATCTTCCGCCTGGGCGTGGGCCGGACCTTCCAGATAGCCGAGACCTTTGCCTCGCTGACGGTGCTGGAGAACGTGCAAATGGCCCTGCTGGCGCACGAGCAGCGCCTGTTTTCGTTCTGGCGCAAGGCCGCAGACCACCGGCGCGATGCGGCCCTGGCGCTGCTCGACCAAGTCGGCCTGCAACCCCAGGCCGACCGGCCCTGCCATGCGCTCGCCTACGGCGACATCAAGCGCGTGGAACTGGCCATGGCCCTGGCCCACGACCCCCGGCTGCTGCTGATGGACGAGCCCACGGCGGGCATGGCCCCGAAAGAGCGCAACGCGCTGATGGCGCTGACCCGGCAGTTGGTGCGCGGGCGCAGCATGGCCGTGCTGTTCACCGAGCACAGCATGGATGTGGTGTTCGCCCACGCCGACCGGATGATCGTGCTGGCGCGCGGGCGCCTGATCGCCGAAGGCAAACCGCTGGCGCTGCGTGAGCATCCCGAGGTGCAGCGGGTGTACTTCGGCACCGGCAAGACTTTCGAGCGCCAGGCGGCCAGCGAGCCCGGCACATCCGGCATACCCGGCGCCGGGGCCGCGGCAAGCGCCGGCGCCCCGGGCGAAGTCCTGCTGCAGGCCACGGGCTTGCACGCCTGGTACGGCGCAGCGCAGATCCTGTACGACCTCGACCTGTATGTGCGCCGGGGCGAGGTCGTGGCGTTGATGGGACGCAACGGCGCCGGCAAATCGACCACGCTCAAGGCGCTGATGGGCCTGTTGGCCAGGCGCAGCGGGCAAATCCGCTTCATGGGCCAGGACCTCTCCCGCAGCGCGCCGCAGGCCGCAGCACGTCTGGGCCTGGGCTATGTGCCCGAAGACCGGCGCGTGTTCACCGATCTGACGGTGCTGGAAAACCTGGAAGTCGGCCGGCAGCCCGAGCGCCGCTGGCCCGATGGCACGGCCGCCCCGGCGTGGACGCCCGAGCGCCTGTTCGCGCTGTTTCCGAACCTGGGCGCAATGCCGCACCGGCCCGGCGGCCGCATCAGCGGCGGCGAGCAACAGATGCTGACCGTGGCGCGCACGCTGATGGGCAACCCGCTCTTGCTGCTGCTCGACGAGCCGTCCGAAGGCGTGGCCCCGGTGATCGTCGAGCAGATGGCCCGGATGATCCTGGAGCTCAAGGCGCAGGGCGTGAGCATCTTGCTGTCCGAGCAGAACATGCACTTTGCCGAACTGGTGTCCGACCGCGCCTATGTGCTCGAAAAAGGCCAGATCCGTTACCAGGCCAGCATGGCCGAACTGGCCGCCAACGAAGAGGTGCGCCTGTCCTGCCTGGGTGTCTGAGAGTAGTCCCCCGGCCCGGCCCCACCGGGCATGGCCGGATTTGCCTGTGCGTTCGCAACCGGAGTGTTCATCATGCCATTGGCCCCGCGTCGTCGTTTTCTTCAGTCTGCCGCCGGCACGCTCGCCGGCGCCGGCTTCCCCCCGGCAGCGGCAGCGGCCAGGATCAAGCCCGGCGCGAATGCGGTGCTGATCGTGGTCGATGTGCAAAACTGCTTTGTCCCCGGAGGAGCGCTGCCCGTGGCCCGGGGCGACGAGGTGGTGCCGGTGATCAACCGCATTGCCACGGCCTTCGACAACGTGGTGCTGACGCAGGACTGGCACACCCCGGGCCACATATCCTTTGCCAGCAGCCATGCGGGCAAGAAGCCGTTTGACACCATCCGGCTCGGCTACGGCGAGCAACGGCTGTGGCCCGACCACTGCGTGCAAGGCAGCCAGGACGCCGCGCTGCACAAAGACCTGCATCTGCCCCAGGCCCAGATGATCCTGCGCAAGGGCTTTCATCCGCAGGTGGACAGCTACTCCGCGTTCGAGGAGGCCGACCACAAAACCGCCACCGGCTTGACCGGATACCTCCGACAGCGCGGCATCGAGAGCGTGTTCGTCGCCGGCCTGGCGACCGACTTTTGTGTGGCCTGGACAGCGCTCGATGCCCGGCGCCTGGGTTTCGATACCTCTGTCGTGGAAGACGCCTGCCGCGCCATCGACATCGATGGCTCGCTGCAAGCGGCCTGGAAACAGATGCAGGCCAAGGGCATCGAGCGCATACAGTCCGGCGACATCGACATCGGCTGACGAAAGCTAGTGTCGCGTCACCGATCAGATGTCGTAGGCTGCGCGCAGCCATCGGAGCGCAGCGCAAGGCGCATCGCGCAGCCAATACCGAGCGTATTGGCAAGCGATGCAACGCCGCGATGCGCTTCGATGGCCAGCGCAGACCGACAGATGATCGGTGACGCGACACTAGGGCCTCGCCCGAGGCGCCGGTCTGGCGCCGCTGCGCGCGCCCGGGCCATGCGCGTGCAGCAGGCCGCCGTCCCCAAGTGGGAGCGCCGTGACGACGCCGTGACGAATATGTCCGTCGGCGCGCCCCGGGAGCATGTCGACGCACCCGGCGGGGGGTTGAAACTCGTTGCCGTTGTTTCCTGATAAAGACATTCAAGTCCGGCCATTCGGGCCGGCGCAGCAACGCAAGCCGCGATACTACGTTTCTTGCCAATGGGCGCCATTGCCCCGCCCATTCCACCGCTGGAGACCACCCATGAGCCTGCCTTTTCATCCCCTGGAGACCGACCTGTTTGCCCGCGCGCAATGGCTGCTCGACCCAGAGTGGTTGGCGCGCGACCCTGACCTGGCGCCGGTGCTGCCCACCGTGCTGGCGCGCAATGTGGGGCAGGACTGGCACAAGGCAGGCACGTTCCGCCACCACCTGGTGGGAGTGGCCCGCTCGCTGAGCCTGTGGCAGCAGCCGCGCGACGTGCGGCTGCTGGGGCTGCTGCACAGCGTGTACGGCAATGCCTTCGTGGACCTGGTCAAATTCGACCCGGCCAGGGAGCGGGCGCAGATGCGGGAGTTGGTGGGCGAGTCGGCCGAGCATCTGGTGTACCTGTTTTGCACCCGTTCGCGCACGCAGTTCGTGCAGCGGGTGCTGGCCCAGGCGCTGCAAGCCGATGGCAGCCTGGTGCTGGAGCAAGGCGATGGCCGCCACCTGCTCACGCCATATGAGGTGGCGGTGTTCATCATCGTCACCATGGCCGACGCCATCGAGCAGTGGTTCAGTTGGCAAGACGATGTCTACTCGGGCTTTCCCCGGCTGGAGCCGCAGCGCCAGCAAGCGGTGCATTGGGCGGCTTCGCTGTGGCCTGGCCCGATGCGGCCCACGGGGCGCATGCTGCAACAGATCAGCGCCCTGGCGCAGGCGCTGCAGCACCCGGGGCTCAAGCAGTTGTTGCCGCTGCCGCCGGTGTTTGCGCATTGCAGCCAGCGCCTGTCCGCGTCCGATGAGGCCGCTGCCACTGCGCTGTACTGGTCGGTGATTGCGCAGGAGCACCCGCTGCTGGACCCGGATGTGGCCACGAACATGCTCGAAAGCGCCGTGCGCCACAACCCCTGGGTGGGCGAGCCGCAGATGGTGCTGGCACAGTTGTACCTCGCGGCCGGGCGCAAGGACGAGGCGAAGCTGGCAGCGGCCAGCGCCTTGCAGTTGTTCAGCGCCTGGGGCAATTCCTGGGACAAGCGCGTGCAGTGGGACGCCTGGGTGGCCTGGACACGCATCCTGCTGCAAGGCGCAACGGTAGACGGCGCCTGGCCCGAGCGGCTGGACAAGCTCAACAATGTGGCGCTGCGGCACTGAATCCCCCCGGCGCCGGATCAGACTTTTTGGCGATGAGGTCAGAACAAGACAGTCGTTGGCGCGGCCACGGCGCCGGCGCAAAATTGCGCACCCCGCAACCAGCAAGGAGACATTGGCATGAGCACCCTGCGTCTGGGCGATACCGCCCCCGACTTCACCCAGGAATCCACGGCCGGCACCATCCGCTTTCATCAGTGGGCCGGTGATTCGTGGGTGGTACTGTTCTCGCATCCGGCCGACTTCACGCCGGTATGCACCACCGAACTGGGCAAGACGGCGGCCCTGGCCACCGAGTTTGCCCGGCGCAAGACCCGGCCGATCGCCGTCAGTGTGGACCCCGTGGACGCGCACCAGCGCTGGGTCCAGGACATCAACGATACGCAGAACACCACCGTGGACTTTCCCATCCTGGCCGATGCCGACAGGAAGGTCGCCGATCTGTACGACATGATCCACCCCAACGCATCGACCACCGCCACGGTGCGCAGCGTGTTCATCATCGACCCGCAAAAGATCATCCGCACCACGTTCACCTACCCGGCCAGCACCGGGCGCAACTTCGACGAAATCCTGCGCGTGATCGATTCGCTGCAACTGACCGACCGGCACAAGGTGGCCACGCCCGTGAACTGGAAAGACGGCGACGATGTGATCATCGTGCCCAGCCTGCAAGACCCGGCCGAGATCGCCCGGCGCTTTCCGAAGGGCTTCAAGGCCGTGCGCCCGTATCTGCGCATCACCCCCCAGCCCGACAAATAAGCCCCATCGCAGCCACCGGCCAGGCATTGCCTGCGCCGGTGTGGCTGGTCTTTTGCCGCCCCCTGACGGATGGCTGCTGGCGCATGGATCGTGCTGGAGACCTGAGCGCCAGCCCGCAGTCGTTTCATCTCATCTGGCAGGCTGGACGGGCCGTGGGGGCCTGCGGCTGGACAGTTACATTACCAATGCGCAGGAATGTGTTTGGAATGTGTTTGGCGCATGCGTGGCGCGTCGATTGGCCTGGGAGGTTGCATGGGATTGCGCTTTCAAAAACGTATCCGGATTTTCAAAGGACTGACGCTGAACCTCAGCAAGTCGGGGACATCATGGACCGTGGGCGGGCCTGGCGCGTCCGTGAACCTCAAGGATGGCAAGGCCACCGGAAATGTGGGGATACCGGGGACCGGGATTTCCTACCGGGAGCGTCTGGACGTACCGAAGCACGAAGACTTGGCGCAGGGGCGGGGCTTGTTTTCCGGATGGACGGTCTGGGGGTGCGTCGTGCTCATCGCCTTGATTCTCGTGGCCGTATGGCGTTAGTCAGTGGCGTCAGTCAGGACGGGCAGCAAGCAGACATGGCCTTGCTCCGCTCCTTGATTGATAGCTTTCGGTGCATGAGACATGGGCGCTTGCCGGGCTTCCCATCGGTGGCCATATTAATTAACAAAAAGACAGTCTTTCGGATTGGACGCGGTGCTCAGCACAATGCGGGGTTGCCCGCCGTCGTCGGGAATCAGGCACTGCACCCATGACCTCTTTGCGACCCAAGACCCTTCTGGCCGCGCTGGCCCTGTCCGCCAGCGGCATGGCACTGGCGGACAGCACATTGCTCAATGTCTCTTACGACGTGGCGCGCGAGTTTTACAAGGACTACAACGCGGCGTTCATCGCCCACTACAAAAAGGCCAAGGGCCAGGACATCAGGATCGACCAGTCGCATGCCGGCTCCAGCGCCCAGGCGCGGGCCGTCAACGATGGCCTGGCCGCCGATGTGGTGACGATGAACACCTCCACCGATGTGCAATTCCTGGCCGACAACGGCGTGGTGGCCAAGGACTGGGCGCGCCGCTTTCCGCATGACGCAGCGCCGACCACCTCGACCATGCTGTTTCTGGTGCGCCACGGCAACCCCAAGGGCATCGAGGATTGGGACGACCTGATCAAACCGGGCGTGCAGGTGATCGTGGTCAACCCCAAGACCGGCGGCAATGGCCGCTATGCCTATCTGGCGGCCTGGGGCGCGGTGCTCGACAAGGGCGGCAGTGCGGCGCAGGCGGCCGAGTTCGTCGGCAAGCTGTACCGCAACGTGCCCGTGCTGGCCAAGGGCGGGCGCGATGCCACGGCCACCTTCTTGCAGCGCAACCAGGGCGATGTGCTGATCACCTTCGAGTCCGAAGTGCTGGCCATCGATCGGGAATTTGGCGCCGGCAAGGTGGATGTGGTCTACCCCTCGGTGAGCGTGGTGGCCGAAAACCCGGTGGCCGTGGTCGAGCGCACCGTGGCCAGGAAGGGCACGGCCGAGCTGGCCAAGGCCTATCTGGACTATCTGTACTCGGATGAGGCGCAGGAGATCGCCGCCAGGCACGCCATCCGCCCCCGTTCCGAAGCCGTGCTCAAGAAATACGCCCGTACTTTCAAGCCGATCCGGCTGTTCACGGTGGCCCAGTACTTTGGCTCGCTGACCGAGGCGCAGAAGGTGCATTTCAACGACGGCGGCCAGTTCGACAAGCTCTACCTGCCCGGCAAACCATGAGCACCGAGCGCCTCGTGGCTGCGGCGCCGGCCGGCCGGCGCGCGTCCAGGCGGGTGCTGCCCGGCTTTGGCCTGACGCTGGGCTACACGCTGTTCTACCTGGGCATCATCGTGCTGATCCCGCTGTCGGCGCTGATCTTCAAGTCCTTCGCGCTGAGCGGCGAGCAGTTCTGGCGCGCCATCAGCGCGCCGCGCGTGCTGGCCTCGTACCGGCTCACTTTCGGCGCCTCGTTCCTTGCCGCGCTGGTCAATCTGGTGTTTGGCCTGCTGATCGCCTGGGTGCTGGTGCGCTACCGCTTCCCGGGCAAGAAGATCGTCGACGCGCTGGTGGACCTGCCGTTCGCGCTGCCCACGGCCGTGGCCGGCATCTCGCTCACGGCCTTGCTGGCAGGCAATGGCTGGGTCGGACAGATTCTGGAGCCGATGGGCATCGTGCTGGCGTTCAGGCCCGCAGGCATCGTGATTGCGCTGATCTTCATCGGCCTGCCGTTCGTCGTGCGCACGGTGCAGCCGGTGCTCGAAGACGCCGAGAAAGAACTCGAAGAAGCCGCCACCTGCCTGGGGGCCACGCGCTGGCAGACCTTCACCCGGGTCATCCTGCCGACCATCACCCCGGCCCTGCTGACCGGCTTTGCGCTGGCGTTCGCGCGCGCCGTGGGGGAATACGGCTCGGTGATCTTCATCGCCGGCAACATGCCCATGGTGTCTGAAATCACGCCGCTGATCATCATCGGCAAACTCGAGCAGTACGACTATGCCGGCGCCACCGCCGTGGCGCTGGTGATGCTTGTCATCTCGTTCGCCTTGCTGCTGCTCATCAATGCGCTGCAAGCCTGGCAACGCCGCCATGCGGGGGCACCGGCATGAGTGCTGCACGGCCGCCCGAAGGCACTCATACCGTAGCCGAAGGCGAAGGTGCTCCAGCGACTGCCGCACGGCCGCCCGAAGGCGAAGGCGCTCCAGTGACTGCCGCGCCCGCCATGGCCCGCGCTCGGCTCCGCCGGGCCGGCAGCAGCCAAGGGCGCTGGCTGCGCTGCGCGCTGATCGCGCTGGCGCTGGCGTTCATGCTGCTGTTCCTGGTGCT from the Verminephrobacter eiseniae EF01-2 genome contains:
- a CDS encoding ABC transporter ATP-binding protein, with translation MPGAGAAASAGAPGEVLLQATGLHAWYGAAQILYDLDLYVRRGEVVALMGRNGAGKSTTLKALMGLLARRSGQIRFMGQDLSRSAPQAAARLGLGYVPEDRRVFTDLTVLENLEVGRQPERRWPDGTAAPAWTPERLFALFPNLGAMPHRPGGRISGGEQQMLTVARTLMGNPLLLLLDEPSEGVAPVIVEQMARMILELKAQGVSILLSEQNMHFAELVSDRAYVLEKGQIRYQASMAELAANEEVRLSCLGV
- the cysT gene encoding sulfate ABC transporter permease subunit CysT, with amino-acid sequence MSTERLVAAAPAGRRASRRVLPGFGLTLGYTLFYLGIIVLIPLSALIFKSFALSGEQFWRAISAPRVLASYRLTFGASFLAALVNLVFGLLIAWVLVRYRFPGKKIVDALVDLPFALPTAVAGISLTALLAGNGWVGQILEPMGIVLAFRPAGIVIALIFIGLPFVVRTVQPVLEDAEKELEEAATCLGATRWQTFTRVILPTITPALLTGFALAFARAVGEYGSVIFIAGNMPMVSEITPLIIIGKLEQYDYAGATAVALVMLVISFALLLLINALQAWQRRHAGAPA
- the pncA gene encoding bifunctional nicotinamidase/pyrazinamidase; this translates as MPLAPRRRFLQSAAGTLAGAGFPPAAAAARIKPGANAVLIVVDVQNCFVPGGALPVARGDEVVPVINRIATAFDNVVLTQDWHTPGHISFASSHAGKKPFDTIRLGYGEQRLWPDHCVQGSQDAALHKDLHLPQAQMILRKGFHPQVDSYSAFEEADHKTATGLTGYLRQRGIESVFVAGLATDFCVAWTALDARRLGFDTSVVEDACRAIDIDGSLQAAWKQMQAKGIERIQSGDIDIG
- a CDS encoding peroxiredoxin, which translates into the protein MSTLRLGDTAPDFTQESTAGTIRFHQWAGDSWVVLFSHPADFTPVCTTELGKTAALATEFARRKTRPIAVSVDPVDAHQRWVQDINDTQNTTVDFPILADADRKVADLYDMIHPNASTTATVRSVFIIDPQKIIRTTFTYPASTGRNFDEILRVIDSLQLTDRHKVATPVNWKDGDDVIIVPSLQDPAEIARRFPKGFKAVRPYLRITPQPDK
- a CDS encoding ABC transporter permease encodes the protein MDFSGFIVQLLNGLAGASSLFLVSAGLSLIFGVTRIVNFAHGSFFMLGIFMAYSLAALLGQRLGFWPALLLAALATGALGALVEVLLLRRIYRAPELFQLLATFALVLIIKDAVLWFWGPEELLGPRAPGLSGAVDILGRQFPSYDLFLIVVGPVVLGLLWLLLERTRWGTLVRAATHDREMLGALGVRQARLFTAVFALGALLAGLGGALQLPREPATLDLDLNTIGAAFVVVVVGGMGSIPGAYLAALLIAELKALCIWLGVVELWGYSVSFSRLTLVVEFLVMAVVLVLRPWGLMGRPQGLGRANAAPEAPLRASGRWQRGAGAALLAGLVLVPLFAAGSPYLTVLMIDLLIAALFAASLHFIMGPAGMHSFGHAAYFGLGAYAAALLLRAGLAMEAALALAPVAAAAGALLYGWFCVRLSGVYLAMLTLAFAQITWAICYQWDGVTGGSNGLTGVWPAPWLAGQRSYYYLTLALVVAGLLLLRRMLFAPFGYALRAGRDSALRAEAIGIDVRRLQWTAFVIAGLWAGLSGALFAFSKGSISPETLHVVRSVDGLVMVLLGGLQTLAGPVVGAVTFTWLHDTVARNTDYWRALLGAIMLALVLLFPQGIVGGIRQGWDRWRAGGGA
- a CDS encoding sulfate ABC transporter substrate-binding protein; this encodes MTSLRPKTLLAALALSASGMALADSTLLNVSYDVAREFYKDYNAAFIAHYKKAKGQDIRIDQSHAGSSAQARAVNDGLAADVVTMNTSTDVQFLADNGVVAKDWARRFPHDAAPTTSTMLFLVRHGNPKGIEDWDDLIKPGVQVIVVNPKTGGNGRYAYLAAWGAVLDKGGSAAQAAEFVGKLYRNVPVLAKGGRDATATFLQRNQGDVLITFESEVLAIDREFGAGKVDVVYPSVSVVAENPVAVVERTVARKGTAELAKAYLDYLYSDEAQEIAARHAIRPRSEAVLKKYARTFKPIRLFTVAQYFGSLTEAQKVHFNDGGQFDKLYLPGKP
- a CDS encoding DUF4236 domain-containing protein, producing MGLRFQKRIRIFKGLTLNLSKSGTSWTVGGPGASVNLKDGKATGNVGIPGTGISYRERLDVPKHEDLAQGRGLFSGWTVWGCVVLIALILVAVWR
- a CDS encoding tetratricopeptide repeat protein, with protein sequence MSLPFHPLETDLFARAQWLLDPEWLARDPDLAPVLPTVLARNVGQDWHKAGTFRHHLVGVARSLSLWQQPRDVRLLGLLHSVYGNAFVDLVKFDPARERAQMRELVGESAEHLVYLFCTRSRTQFVQRVLAQALQADGSLVLEQGDGRHLLTPYEVAVFIIVTMADAIEQWFSWQDDVYSGFPRLEPQRQQAVHWAASLWPGPMRPTGRMLQQISALAQALQHPGLKQLLPLPPVFAHCSQRLSASDEAAATALYWSVIAQEHPLLDPDVATNMLESAVRHNPWVGEPQMVLAQLYLAAGRKDEAKLAAASALQLFSAWGNSWDKRVQWDAWVAWTRILLQGATVDGAWPERLDKLNNVALRH